One window of Nymphaea colorata isolate Beijing-Zhang1983 chromosome 1, ASM883128v2, whole genome shotgun sequence genomic DNA carries:
- the LOC116263650 gene encoding uncharacterized protein LOC116263650 isoform X6 codes for MLVEMKASDCSEEEARPFLQGSASPTNASQSDPAIPAPMTWHRKINSVDNAISEFTLSYTEMLKMAPLGLRMLRHVRRETSKGRKALIDPFSQRKILPSQGVPLGGMGAGSIVRSYKGEFQRWQLFPGEWEEEPILANQFSVFISRQNGKKFSSVLHSGCPDRIKESIGSGIGSWDWKLDGKSSTYHALYPRAWTVYEGEPDPELKIVCKQISPFIPHNYRESSFPVAVFTFMLTNSGNSDADVTILFTWANSVGGDSEFSGGHRNKSFTKNSGVRGVLLHHKTAGGHPPITFAIASQETDLVHVSECPCFLISGNAHGFSAEDLWHQIKKHRSFDQVDLHGMLMPSEKGSSIGAAIASSVTVPSNKVRTVTFALAWACPQVKFSSGKAYHSRRYTKFYGSDNDAAADIAHDAILEHENWENHIEMWQSPILQDTSLPDWYRVTLFNELYYLNAGGTIWTDGNPPIREHVSAIDEKFSLDKSSCNNLGSGNHDTAVDILDRMAGILEQIRNPQTSNSAYGPSLLQDGEENVGQFLYLEGIEYLMWNTYDVHFYASFALVMTFPELELSIQRDFAAAVMMNDPEKVQTLSDGQWVARKVLGAVPHDLGLHDPWFEVNIYNLHNTDKWKDLNSKFVLQVYRDFVATGNKSFCRAVWPSVYMAMAYMEQFDKDMDGMIENEGFPDQTYDVWAATGVSAYTGGLWVAALQAAAAMAHEVGDQVSEETFWNKFEKAKRAYDTLWNGSYFNYDSSNSISNSSIQADQLAGNWYARACGLAAIVDKGKAQMALEKIYNFNVLQFKEGKRGAVNGMLPDGRIDTTAMQSREVWPGVTYALAANMIQEGMEEEAFRTAEGVYEAVWSQQGLSFAFQTPEAWTSADEYRSISYMRPLAIWAMQWALSSPQRGKEVTRMRRETGDSFMHHTGYAAVAGFLSLPEEQKAKSFIRVLYDYTCRRLWL; via the exons ATGTTAGTGGAGATGAAGGCAAGTGATTGCAGTGAAGAAGAGGCGCGTCCATTCCTCCAAGGATCCGCCAGCCCAACCAATGCCTCACAG TCCGATCCTGCAATACCTGCCCCCATGACTTGGCATCGTAAAATAAACAGTGTGGACAATGCTATCTCAGAGTTTACTCTAAGTTACACAGAGATGCTGAAGATG GCTCCCCTAGGTCTGAGAATGTTGCGCCATGTGAGGAGAGAAACCTCAAAAGGACGG AAGGCACTGATTGATCCTTTCAGTCAACGTAAAATTCTTCCTTCTCAAGGTGTCCCGCTTGGAGGCATGGG TGCAGGAAGCATTGTCAGAAGTTATAAAGGTGAGTTTCAACGGTGGCAACTGTTTCCTGGGGAATGGGAGGAAGAACCCATCTTGGCCAATCAATTTTCG GTCTTCATCTCCCGTCAAAATGGTAAAAAGTTTTCCTCTGTATTACATTCTGGATGCCCGGATAGGATCAA AGAAAGTATTGGTTCAGGGATTGGGTCTTGGGACTGGAAATTGGATGGAAAAAGTTCCACCTATCATGCATTGTACCCAAGGGCATGGACTGTATATGAAG GAGAACCTGATCCAGAACTTAAAATTGTGTGCAAACAAATATCTCCTTTTATACCCCACAATTATCGAGAGAGCAGCTTCCCTGTTGCAGTATTTACATTTATG CTAACGAATTCAGGCAACAGTGATGCTGATGTCACCATTCTTTTCACATGGGCT AATTCGGTTGGTGGGGATTCAGAATTTTCTGGTGGTCATCGCAATAAAAGTTTTAC GAAAAATTCTGGTGTCAGAGGAGTACTTCTACATCACAA GACTGCTGGTGGTCATCCTCCGATAACATTTGCTATAGCATCTCAGGAGACTGATTTAGTACATGTATCAGAATGCCCTTGCTTCTTGATATCTGGTAATGCTCATGGCTTCTCAGCGGAAGATCTTTGGCATCAAATCAAAAAG CATAGATCATTTGATCAGGTTGATCTTCATGGGATGTTGATGCCTTCAGAGAAGGGATCATCTATTGGAGCTGCAATAGCTTCTTCAGTGACTGTTCCATCCAATAAAGTCCGCACTGTTACCTTTGCATTAGCATGGGCTTGCCCACAAGTCAAATTTTCCAGTGGTAAGGCATACCATAG CAGACGGTATACAAAATTTTATGGCTCCGATAACGATGCAGCAGCTGATATTGCACATGATGCTATTcttg AGCATGAGAACTGGGAGAATCACATAGAAATGTGGCAGAGCCCCATTCTTCAAGATACAAGTCTTCCTGATTG GTATAGGGTGACCCTCTTTAATGAGCTTTATTATCTTAATGCGGGAGGAACAATTTGGACAG ATGGCAATCCTCCTATTCGGGAACATGTTTCTGCTATAGATGAAAAATTTTCCCTTGATAAATCCAGTTGTAACAACTTGGGTAGCGGCAACCATGATACTGCAGTTGATATCCTTGATAGGATGGCTGGCATTCTTGAACAGATACGTAATCCCCAGACGTCAAACTCAGCATATGGACCTTCATTGCTTCAAGATGGAGAAGAAAATGTCGGACAATTCTTATATCTTGAAGGAATTGAGTATCTTATGTGGAACACTTATGATGTCCACTTTTATGCATCATTTGCCTTAGTAATGACATTTCCAGAGCTTGAACTAAGCATCCAGAGAGATTTTGCAGCAGCTGTAATGATGAATGATCCCGAAAAAGTGCAGACGTTATCTGATGGTCAGTGGGTTGCAAGAAAGGTTCTTGGTGCTGTTCCCCATGATCTTGGACTGCACGATCCCTGGTTTGAAGTGAACATTTATAACCTCCACAACACAGATAAGTGgaaagatttaaattcaaaatttgtacTTCAAGTGTACAGGGATTTTGTTGCAACTGGTAATAAGTCATTTTGCCGTGCTGTTTGGCCATCAGTTTACATGGCCATGGCTTACATGGAGCAGTTTGACAAAGATATGGATGGGATGATTGAGAATGAAGGTTTTCCTGATCAAACGTATGATGTCTGGGCTGCAACTGGTGTAAGTGCTTATACAGGAGGTCTTTGGGTGGCAGCATTGCAGGCTGCTGCTGCTATGGCACATGAAGTTGGAGATCAGGTTTCTGAAGAAACTTTTTGGAATAAATTTGAGAAAGCTAAACGGGCATATGATACATTGTGGAATGGTTCTTATTTCAATTATGACAGTAGTAACAGCATTTCAAACTCATCTATTCAAGCAGATCAATTGGCTGGAAACTG GTACGCAAGGGCTTGTGGTCTTGCAGCAATTGTGGATAAAGGCAAAGCACAAATGGCACTTGAGAAGATTTATAATTTCAATGTACTACAATTCAAAGAAGGAAAGCGAGGGGCTGTCAATGGGATGCTACCAGATGGACGAATTGATACAACAGCGATGCAGTCAAGAGAGGTATGGCCAGGGGTGACTTATGCTCTAGCTGCTAACATGATTCAGGAAGGCATGGAAGAGGAAGCTTTTAGGACTGCAGAAGGAGTCTATGAAGCTGTCTGGTCTCAACAGGGTCTCAG TTTTGCCTTCCAAACTCCTGAAGCCTGGACAAGTGCCGACGAGTACCGGTCTATCTCCTACATGCGGCCTCTTGCCATCTGGGCGATGCAGTGGGCACTTTCATCCCCTCAGCGTGGCAAAGAAGTTACGAGGATGAGAAGGGAAACAGGTGATTCTTTCATGCATCACACAGGATATGCAGCAGTCGCTGGCTTTCTGAGCCTGCCTGAAGAGCAAAAAGCCAAGAGCTTCATCCGGGTCCTTTATGATTACACTTGCAGAAGACTCTGGCTTTGA
- the LOC116263650 gene encoding uncharacterized protein LOC116263650 isoform X5 — MLVEMKASDCSEEEARPFLQGSASPTNASQLQSDPAIPAPMTWHRKINSVDNAISEFTLSYTEMLKMAPLGLRMLRHVRRETSKGRKALIDPFSQRKILPSQGVPLGGMGAGSIVRSYKGEFQRWQLFPGEWEEEPILANQFSVFISRQNGKKFSSVLHSGCPDRIKESIGSGIGSWDWKLDGKSSTYHALYPRAWTVYEGEPDPELKIVCKQISPFIPHNYRESSFPVAVFTFMLTNSGNSDADVTILFTWANSVGGDSEFSGGHRNKSFTKNSGVRGVLLHHKTAGGHPPITFAIASQETDLVHVSECPCFLISGNAHGFSAEDLWHQIKKHRSFDQVDLHGMLMPSEKGSSIGAAIASSVTVPSNKVRTVTFALAWACPQVKFSSGKAYHSRRYTKFYGSDNDAAADIAHDAILEHENWENHIEMWQSPILQDTSLPDWYRVTLFNELYYLNAGGTIWTDGNPPIREHVSAIDEKFSLDKSSCNNLGSGNHDTAVDILDRMAGILEQIRNPQTSNSAYGPSLLQDGEENVGQFLYLEGIEYLMWNTYDVHFYASFALVMTFPELELSIQRDFAAAVMMNDPEKVQTLSDGQWVARKVLGAVPHDLGLHDPWFEVNIYNLHNTDKWKDLNSKFVLQVYRDFVATGNKSFCRAVWPSVYMAMAYMEQFDKDMDGMIENEGFPDQTYDVWAATGVSAYTGGLWVAALQAAAAMAHEVGDQVSEETFWNKFEKAKRAYDTLWNGSYFNYDSSNSISNSSIQADQLAGNWYARACGLAAIVDKGKAQMALEKIYNFNVLQFKEGKRGAVNGMLPDGRIDTTAMQSREVWPGVTYALAANMIQEGMEEEAFRTAEGVYEAVWSQQGLSFAFQTPEAWTSADEYRSISYMRPLAIWAMQWALSSPQRGKEVTRMRRETGDSFMHHTGYAAVAGFLSLPEEQKAKSFIRVLYDYTCRRLWL, encoded by the exons ATGTTAGTGGAGATGAAGGCAAGTGATTGCAGTGAAGAAGAGGCGCGTCCATTCCTCCAAGGATCCGCCAGCCCAACCAATGCCTCACAG CTTCAGTCCGATCCTGCAATACCTGCCCCCATGACTTGGCATCGTAAAATAAACAGTGTGGACAATGCTATCTCAGAGTTTACTCTAAGTTACACAGAGATGCTGAAGATG GCTCCCCTAGGTCTGAGAATGTTGCGCCATGTGAGGAGAGAAACCTCAAAAGGACGG AAGGCACTGATTGATCCTTTCAGTCAACGTAAAATTCTTCCTTCTCAAGGTGTCCCGCTTGGAGGCATGGG TGCAGGAAGCATTGTCAGAAGTTATAAAGGTGAGTTTCAACGGTGGCAACTGTTTCCTGGGGAATGGGAGGAAGAACCCATCTTGGCCAATCAATTTTCG GTCTTCATCTCCCGTCAAAATGGTAAAAAGTTTTCCTCTGTATTACATTCTGGATGCCCGGATAGGATCAA AGAAAGTATTGGTTCAGGGATTGGGTCTTGGGACTGGAAATTGGATGGAAAAAGTTCCACCTATCATGCATTGTACCCAAGGGCATGGACTGTATATGAAG GAGAACCTGATCCAGAACTTAAAATTGTGTGCAAACAAATATCTCCTTTTATACCCCACAATTATCGAGAGAGCAGCTTCCCTGTTGCAGTATTTACATTTATG CTAACGAATTCAGGCAACAGTGATGCTGATGTCACCATTCTTTTCACATGGGCT AATTCGGTTGGTGGGGATTCAGAATTTTCTGGTGGTCATCGCAATAAAAGTTTTAC GAAAAATTCTGGTGTCAGAGGAGTACTTCTACATCACAA GACTGCTGGTGGTCATCCTCCGATAACATTTGCTATAGCATCTCAGGAGACTGATTTAGTACATGTATCAGAATGCCCTTGCTTCTTGATATCTGGTAATGCTCATGGCTTCTCAGCGGAAGATCTTTGGCATCAAATCAAAAAG CATAGATCATTTGATCAGGTTGATCTTCATGGGATGTTGATGCCTTCAGAGAAGGGATCATCTATTGGAGCTGCAATAGCTTCTTCAGTGACTGTTCCATCCAATAAAGTCCGCACTGTTACCTTTGCATTAGCATGGGCTTGCCCACAAGTCAAATTTTCCAGTGGTAAGGCATACCATAG CAGACGGTATACAAAATTTTATGGCTCCGATAACGATGCAGCAGCTGATATTGCACATGATGCTATTcttg AGCATGAGAACTGGGAGAATCACATAGAAATGTGGCAGAGCCCCATTCTTCAAGATACAAGTCTTCCTGATTG GTATAGGGTGACCCTCTTTAATGAGCTTTATTATCTTAATGCGGGAGGAACAATTTGGACAG ATGGCAATCCTCCTATTCGGGAACATGTTTCTGCTATAGATGAAAAATTTTCCCTTGATAAATCCAGTTGTAACAACTTGGGTAGCGGCAACCATGATACTGCAGTTGATATCCTTGATAGGATGGCTGGCATTCTTGAACAGATACGTAATCCCCAGACGTCAAACTCAGCATATGGACCTTCATTGCTTCAAGATGGAGAAGAAAATGTCGGACAATTCTTATATCTTGAAGGAATTGAGTATCTTATGTGGAACACTTATGATGTCCACTTTTATGCATCATTTGCCTTAGTAATGACATTTCCAGAGCTTGAACTAAGCATCCAGAGAGATTTTGCAGCAGCTGTAATGATGAATGATCCCGAAAAAGTGCAGACGTTATCTGATGGTCAGTGGGTTGCAAGAAAGGTTCTTGGTGCTGTTCCCCATGATCTTGGACTGCACGATCCCTGGTTTGAAGTGAACATTTATAACCTCCACAACACAGATAAGTGgaaagatttaaattcaaaatttgtacTTCAAGTGTACAGGGATTTTGTTGCAACTGGTAATAAGTCATTTTGCCGTGCTGTTTGGCCATCAGTTTACATGGCCATGGCTTACATGGAGCAGTTTGACAAAGATATGGATGGGATGATTGAGAATGAAGGTTTTCCTGATCAAACGTATGATGTCTGGGCTGCAACTGGTGTAAGTGCTTATACAGGAGGTCTTTGGGTGGCAGCATTGCAGGCTGCTGCTGCTATGGCACATGAAGTTGGAGATCAGGTTTCTGAAGAAACTTTTTGGAATAAATTTGAGAAAGCTAAACGGGCATATGATACATTGTGGAATGGTTCTTATTTCAATTATGACAGTAGTAACAGCATTTCAAACTCATCTATTCAAGCAGATCAATTGGCTGGAAACTG GTACGCAAGGGCTTGTGGTCTTGCAGCAATTGTGGATAAAGGCAAAGCACAAATGGCACTTGAGAAGATTTATAATTTCAATGTACTACAATTCAAAGAAGGAAAGCGAGGGGCTGTCAATGGGATGCTACCAGATGGACGAATTGATACAACAGCGATGCAGTCAAGAGAGGTATGGCCAGGGGTGACTTATGCTCTAGCTGCTAACATGATTCAGGAAGGCATGGAAGAGGAAGCTTTTAGGACTGCAGAAGGAGTCTATGAAGCTGTCTGGTCTCAACAGGGTCTCAG TTTTGCCTTCCAAACTCCTGAAGCCTGGACAAGTGCCGACGAGTACCGGTCTATCTCCTACATGCGGCCTCTTGCCATCTGGGCGATGCAGTGGGCACTTTCATCCCCTCAGCGTGGCAAAGAAGTTACGAGGATGAGAAGGGAAACAGGTGATTCTTTCATGCATCACACAGGATATGCAGCAGTCGCTGGCTTTCTGAGCCTGCCTGAAGAGCAAAAAGCCAAGAGCTTCATCCGGGTCCTTTATGATTACACTTGCAGAAGACTCTGGCTTTGA
- the LOC116263650 gene encoding uncharacterized protein LOC116263650 isoform X3 — translation MDGGSQKTQRFAKISIIGIREGSSRSREMLNSWENNFIEKESEKMLVEMKASDCSEEEARPFLQGSASPTNASQLQSDPAIPAPMTWHRKINSVDNAISEFTLSYTEMLKMAPLGLRMLRHVRRETSKGRKALIDPFSQRKILPSQGVPLGGMGAGSIVRSYKGEFQRWQLFPGEWEEEPILANQFSVFISRQNGKKFSSVLHSGCPDRIKESIGSGIGSWDWKLDGKSSTYHALYPRAWTVYEGEPDPELKIVCKQISPFIPHNYRESSFPVAVFTFMLTNSGNSDADVTILFTWANSVGGDSEFSGGHRNKSFTKNSGVRGVLLHHKTAGGHPPITFAIASQETDLVHVSECPCFLISGNAHGFSAEDLWHQIKKHRSFDQVDLHGMLMPSEKGSSIGAAIASSVTVPSNKVRTVTFALAWACPQVKFSSGKAYHRRYTKFYGSDNDAAADIAHDAILEHENWENHIEMWQSPILQDTSLPDWYRVTLFNELYYLNAGGTIWTDGNPPIREHVSAIDEKFSLDKSSCNNLGSGNHDTAVDILDRMAGILEQIRNPQTSNSAYGPSLLQDGEENVGQFLYLEGIEYLMWNTYDVHFYASFALVMTFPELELSIQRDFAAAVMMNDPEKVQTLSDGQWVARKVLGAVPHDLGLHDPWFEVNIYNLHNTDKWKDLNSKFVLQVYRDFVATGNKSFCRAVWPSVYMAMAYMEQFDKDMDGMIENEGFPDQTYDVWAATGVSAYTGGLWVAALQAAAAMAHEVGDQVSEETFWNKFEKAKRAYDTLWNGSYFNYDSSNSISNSSIQADQLAGNWYARACGLAAIVDKGKAQMALEKIYNFNVLQFKEGKRGAVNGMLPDGRIDTTAMQSREVWPGVTYALAANMIQEGMEEEAFRTAEGVYEAVWSQQGLSFAFQTPEAWTSADEYRSISYMRPLAIWAMQWALSSPQRGKEVTRMRRETGDSFMHHTGYAAVAGFLSLPEEQKAKSFIRVLYDYTCRRLWL, via the exons ATGGATGGTGGATCCCAGAAAACCCAGCGTTTTGCGAAAATATCTATTATCGGAATTAGGGAAGGAAGCAGCCGAAGCAGGGAAATGTTAAACAGCTGggaaaataattttatagaGAAGGAAAGTGAAA AAATGTTAGTGGAGATGAAGGCAAGTGATTGCAGTGAAGAAGAGGCGCGTCCATTCCTCCAAGGATCCGCCAGCCCAACCAATGCCTCACAG CTTCAGTCCGATCCTGCAATACCTGCCCCCATGACTTGGCATCGTAAAATAAACAGTGTGGACAATGCTATCTCAGAGTTTACTCTAAGTTACACAGAGATGCTGAAGATG GCTCCCCTAGGTCTGAGAATGTTGCGCCATGTGAGGAGAGAAACCTCAAAAGGACGG AAGGCACTGATTGATCCTTTCAGTCAACGTAAAATTCTTCCTTCTCAAGGTGTCCCGCTTGGAGGCATGGG TGCAGGAAGCATTGTCAGAAGTTATAAAGGTGAGTTTCAACGGTGGCAACTGTTTCCTGGGGAATGGGAGGAAGAACCCATCTTGGCCAATCAATTTTCG GTCTTCATCTCCCGTCAAAATGGTAAAAAGTTTTCCTCTGTATTACATTCTGGATGCCCGGATAGGATCAA AGAAAGTATTGGTTCAGGGATTGGGTCTTGGGACTGGAAATTGGATGGAAAAAGTTCCACCTATCATGCATTGTACCCAAGGGCATGGACTGTATATGAAG GAGAACCTGATCCAGAACTTAAAATTGTGTGCAAACAAATATCTCCTTTTATACCCCACAATTATCGAGAGAGCAGCTTCCCTGTTGCAGTATTTACATTTATG CTAACGAATTCAGGCAACAGTGATGCTGATGTCACCATTCTTTTCACATGGGCT AATTCGGTTGGTGGGGATTCAGAATTTTCTGGTGGTCATCGCAATAAAAGTTTTAC GAAAAATTCTGGTGTCAGAGGAGTACTTCTACATCACAA GACTGCTGGTGGTCATCCTCCGATAACATTTGCTATAGCATCTCAGGAGACTGATTTAGTACATGTATCAGAATGCCCTTGCTTCTTGATATCTGGTAATGCTCATGGCTTCTCAGCGGAAGATCTTTGGCATCAAATCAAAAAG CATAGATCATTTGATCAGGTTGATCTTCATGGGATGTTGATGCCTTCAGAGAAGGGATCATCTATTGGAGCTGCAATAGCTTCTTCAGTGACTGTTCCATCCAATAAAGTCCGCACTGTTACCTTTGCATTAGCATGGGCTTGCCCACAAGTCAAATTTTCCAGTGGTAAGGCATACCATAG ACGGTATACAAAATTTTATGGCTCCGATAACGATGCAGCAGCTGATATTGCACATGATGCTATTcttg AGCATGAGAACTGGGAGAATCACATAGAAATGTGGCAGAGCCCCATTCTTCAAGATACAAGTCTTCCTGATTG GTATAGGGTGACCCTCTTTAATGAGCTTTATTATCTTAATGCGGGAGGAACAATTTGGACAG ATGGCAATCCTCCTATTCGGGAACATGTTTCTGCTATAGATGAAAAATTTTCCCTTGATAAATCCAGTTGTAACAACTTGGGTAGCGGCAACCATGATACTGCAGTTGATATCCTTGATAGGATGGCTGGCATTCTTGAACAGATACGTAATCCCCAGACGTCAAACTCAGCATATGGACCTTCATTGCTTCAAGATGGAGAAGAAAATGTCGGACAATTCTTATATCTTGAAGGAATTGAGTATCTTATGTGGAACACTTATGATGTCCACTTTTATGCATCATTTGCCTTAGTAATGACATTTCCAGAGCTTGAACTAAGCATCCAGAGAGATTTTGCAGCAGCTGTAATGATGAATGATCCCGAAAAAGTGCAGACGTTATCTGATGGTCAGTGGGTTGCAAGAAAGGTTCTTGGTGCTGTTCCCCATGATCTTGGACTGCACGATCCCTGGTTTGAAGTGAACATTTATAACCTCCACAACACAGATAAGTGgaaagatttaaattcaaaatttgtacTTCAAGTGTACAGGGATTTTGTTGCAACTGGTAATAAGTCATTTTGCCGTGCTGTTTGGCCATCAGTTTACATGGCCATGGCTTACATGGAGCAGTTTGACAAAGATATGGATGGGATGATTGAGAATGAAGGTTTTCCTGATCAAACGTATGATGTCTGGGCTGCAACTGGTGTAAGTGCTTATACAGGAGGTCTTTGGGTGGCAGCATTGCAGGCTGCTGCTGCTATGGCACATGAAGTTGGAGATCAGGTTTCTGAAGAAACTTTTTGGAATAAATTTGAGAAAGCTAAACGGGCATATGATACATTGTGGAATGGTTCTTATTTCAATTATGACAGTAGTAACAGCATTTCAAACTCATCTATTCAAGCAGATCAATTGGCTGGAAACTG GTACGCAAGGGCTTGTGGTCTTGCAGCAATTGTGGATAAAGGCAAAGCACAAATGGCACTTGAGAAGATTTATAATTTCAATGTACTACAATTCAAAGAAGGAAAGCGAGGGGCTGTCAATGGGATGCTACCAGATGGACGAATTGATACAACAGCGATGCAGTCAAGAGAGGTATGGCCAGGGGTGACTTATGCTCTAGCTGCTAACATGATTCAGGAAGGCATGGAAGAGGAAGCTTTTAGGACTGCAGAAGGAGTCTATGAAGCTGTCTGGTCTCAACAGGGTCTCAG TTTTGCCTTCCAAACTCCTGAAGCCTGGACAAGTGCCGACGAGTACCGGTCTATCTCCTACATGCGGCCTCTTGCCATCTGGGCGATGCAGTGGGCACTTTCATCCCCTCAGCGTGGCAAAGAAGTTACGAGGATGAGAAGGGAAACAGGTGATTCTTTCATGCATCACACAGGATATGCAGCAGTCGCTGGCTTTCTGAGCCTGCCTGAAGAGCAAAAAGCCAAGAGCTTCATCCGGGTCCTTTATGATTACACTTGCAGAAGACTCTGGCTTTGA